The segment ttaaaagTTGGAACCAGTTACCCTGTTAGGTTTTAGTACATAAAATGTTCCGATTACAATAGGAATACATTACACATGTACTTGGATTTATTTACAGCATCACAGCCACTATGAGCCAATATTTGTTCCCATACAATTATGTTGAAAGAAAGCAGCGTTATAACAAATAGCATTAACATTGAATGTTGGTGAATAAAATATAGAGATACTGGCGTACCAATTCCAGAATGATTATCTTAAGAGAAAGCAGTATGTTAGAAGCCCAAATAACATTGGTAATGCTGgtgaataaaaaagataaagataaacTGGTACACTATTTCAGAGAAAGATAAACATTGGTCTATGCTTTACTGTATATTGGaggaaaatatagaaaaattttAATAGGAAAACAAGATAATGAAATatgaattgtaaaatatttttttcataaaaccaCAACGCTTTAGGAGGAGGACAAGTCAACCATATTATAAAAGCTATAACAATGCATAAAATTTTTGTACTCCATGCGAATAACACCAGCATGAATTTGTAACCTGTTTGgttatacaaatacatgtatgaatatttaGTACCAGAGTATTTTAGTTCAAACtgaaacatttcataaaaactgGAATAGAAATGAAATTATTCGGAGGTAATTAATGGAAATCTAAATCTAAGGTACATTTACAAAAAAGtatgtatataaacatgtttgTAAATATCTTGACCCTTTTTAGGTTCTACATTGGTTTGTGTACAAGAaggtaatttcattcaaaaatgtatacaatgACAACACAATACATATCAACACAATATCTTGGCACTTTCAAATcattaagaaatacatgtacatacattacAAAGTTACTATAcaaacaagttctaacaactaCCGGTAAGTCATGTTCTCATGTTCTTTGTCCTCGTTGACCTTTGCCCTTTCCAACATCACTGACAAATCattcttattttgttatttggAATGTGTGAACCAGGGGTTATAATTTCAGCAGTCAAAGGGTATAACTTCGGATTCAATTTCTGCAAAGGTGGTTTCCATGGCAACATTATGAAGGAGGGGGTGCTCTGGGGCTGACCCGAATTGACCCCAGATAGGCCGCTCTCACAAGGAACAAAATCCCAAGCACAAAAGCCCCTGTAAAAGGTAAGGAAAGTTATCTATAAATCACAAAGcccttttaatacatgtatatatgtaaaatacatgtaatgtgtaAGTATGTACAGGCACAAGAATACAAGTATCAaaccacaggggctcgtcacgaagttttttcaaccttttatatataccacctctatactataaaatacacaagttgtgtattttatagtatagaggtggtatatataaaaggttgaaaaaacttcgtgacgagcccctgtgatcAAACTCGCCCCTTGATAGTAActgttacaaaaaaaattaaaaagcttcAATTTTAGGTTCAAAAAGATCTGCAAAGTCTGTTGAAgatgaatatataaattatcaaatgCTGAGCAAATATAACAGCAAATATCAATTCATATCAAAGCTGAAAATAAAGATATGACCTTTACTACATAAACATCTCTAACACAAGTCAACACTGCTATCAAGATAAATATCATTGAGGAAGTGTGAGTATTGATAAAGCTGACAACAGACCTATCCACACAGTGTAGATCCCACCAGAGTGGTGTGCCATCTCGTATGTTCCAACCTAAAATCATCAAGTAAAGCATTCACCATAGATAAACAAACGAAAGTTGATGCAGggaaaaggaaaacattttctCTGATAAAGAAATTGATCTAGTTATTTACAGTAACTCCAATGCCTGCTCCAAGGAAAATGATTCCCAAAATCAGATATATTGCACAGCGCGTTTTCTGGTTTGATGCATCACAAGAGGAACtggagaaagagaaaaaaatattaaaatattgagaTAAGTGcaagtatataaatatatatatatacaagagtATAATCTTAATCATGAATAAACTAATCTGTACAACAGATTAAGTGCATAGTTTCGtcataaatatcattttgtccTTCTAAATAAACCAATAATTCAGGGGGAAATATGGCATAGTTTATACACCCCAACCTGTAGTCATTATTAATAGCTTATAAagcttcataattgtagaatcATTCATTGTCCTTAATTTAAATTAATCCTCCTCTCCTAACCCTTCCCTTGTTATCTGTTAGAGGGCAGATTTCCTAAAGAATTTTCAGGCATAACAAAaccttaaggtggtatgggatgtctgtcaatattaatgtgaattaaagtacattatatcaaatgaaatactttcaccgttttagaattttcaaattttacagcatttaaccaaaaatatgtttaaaaattgtttagaaatGTAAAAGCTTTAAAATCCCCTgcgggatttgaactcatgacttacagatttgtagtgaacctctaacccactgcgctacgctgttaggtgacaactttgggaaagaaactatttataaaattaacttgattttattgtttatttcaatcaGAAGTATGTCACAACACGGAAGTGTCCAATACCACCTTAAGAagaacaagagatgtttgtaaaacactgaTGCCCCCCTCCCATGGAAacatctgcgaagaaaatgaacggaaactgcaaataaatgaaatttttctaCATCCAAGACACATAAGTTGACATAACTCTATCAAAAAATGCTTAATATAACCCAAAATTCAACTTGatatagatattattatgataaacctgtatatcaaattttatttcaatatgtgcatcctatacaaagaaaataaacggaaactgcaaataaatggaatttttctatgtccaaggagCACAattctgtcgaaaattgctcgatcatacccgAAATCGAATTTGACCTTTGGAGTCAATTTGGTGCAAGGAAAGATTCCAAAATACataaaaagttcaaattaaacattttccattaatGACTCTCTTTGATCATACTTGATCATACTTGCATCCTACTGCATGTTACCCATatctatcaaatatttacacaacATTAGATTTTACTTACACTCTTCTGCAGTGTGGACATCTTGCAAGCTGACTCCATCCTACTGAGTTGAACTGtaacaaaaaattttttttttatctatcattatatgtattttcaaCATTATTAACATTTCATGGACATTTGATCTCACCATACCTTTGGCCTTGGTACAACaatttatgttattttgcttcAAACTTAGCCGCTAATAACTTGTgacttttcttacaaaattatGACTACTTGATACCAGAAGTTTACAAACCACCGGGTACATATATCATATGTCACTGAACTATTGAATGACAATTACtttataattatcatatcagATGCTTCATAGAGGAAAAATTTGGTTCAAATTACTTAATAACCAGGAGGTGAATAAGCCTTCAAAGATCATTACATCAAGGAAATAAAAAGGtggttaaggtggaataacacatcgtcacaaaatggctgacctctgatcgaagcGATATTTCGtttcattgaaagaatttttttgatGGCAACAtataacttactccatagccgagtggataaggTCTCAGTCTTGTAAATCCCGAGTTCAAATCCGGCAAGGGCTTTTTGTTGTTACtttctaaattaattttttaaaataataaatttttatccccaaactgcaaatttttcccTTATTTGACACATGGatagtttatttatcatcataTCTTTCATAATCGAAAAATTTACTGTAAATTTGAGTGATTTTTCTatgtgtgttattccaccttaaaaagACTACCTTTTATCAAGTATATATCTTAGACTATCTATAGATAtcaactatactctgtcccgagcttttgcttccatcacttttcgcttgatattacGATAATCATAACTATCTTTGAGCTCAAACTAGGTTCatcaatttgaataaaaaatgtccagattatttgttttgaaatgccccctctactGCTTCAGGTTTAATACACAACCCAAATAGAAAGTCTCCTGCGATTTTGCATTGCATAAGGCATGAAATAGCCCaaatgataacgttgaaaaattgtgcgaagTATTCCAAATAGtttcaaatggagaaaagatgtaccggtaaacatttcccattataattctccgtaagaaatttgatttcgttcctgtgaacttttatgactGAATAATGATAAAGTGTCAATGAAGatttcttggatattttcccttttatcaatttcaacagtaTTTCTTTAacaggtatgtttatttttattaaaaatcataaaaaagtgatgaaagcaataacttgggacagactaaacaaaattgatcatatacatgtattataacattcaaatttttgaaaatactctgttaatgttttttttttaatgttaatttggaCCCAcaaatcatgattttaacaaatttgaatcctAACTACTgcaggatgcttccacacaagttacagattTTCCAGCCATAtagttttaaagaagatttttaaaggttttttctctatatactagtaggtatatctatgtaaaaattcaagttccattattgcaCCACCCTACCCTGacggttttgagaagaagttgatttttatagatattatcTCTAGACTACTTATTTCtgtgtaaaactttgacccccaactgtggccccaccctacacacAGGAATCAAGTTTTGAacaaactgaaatctacactaccaaaggatgcttttacacaagttacagctttcctgggcaaactgttttaaaaaagatttttaaaggttttttctCTTCATAATTCCAAGTAAAATCCCCCCTACCCCCATTATGACCCACCCTAGCCCTATAATCATGATCTGAATCCcctatattcttatgtaaaatttgaaccccttttTTGTGACCCTACTCTAACCCCAAGgataatgatttgaacaaacttgaatatacatgaggatgcttccacacagcTAAACTTTTCTGGCCAAGATtgagcagatttttttttaaattctagcAAATTTAGaacaacaatttttcaatatcttCCCTTAAAAGTAAATGGGGCCCTTAATTCTAATAAAATTGAATTCTCTTTAtccaaggatgctttgtgccaagattggttgaaatcggcctAGCGGCTATTGAGAAGAGTAAGAAACTGTAAAAGTTTACAGGCAGATGGATGCAGGACAAAAcatgatcagaatagctcacttgagctttcagcatAGGTGAgctgaaaaaattcaaaagtattGGTATCAAACAACTCATTCAGTGTTTATAAGTAAAGTGCAGTATGACCCCAACAAAATTTGAATACCGCAGGTAATTCAACCTATGTAAGTAAATTGGCCTTTGACCTCAATTCTTCAAAAACCTTGACCTAACACCACACAAAAATAAACAGGAATCAATTTCTTAAATTATAAATCCAGTGTGAAACCAGTCAAACTGAGTTAAGACTTACCACAAACACCTGATTACAGTAACCACAGGTAAATCTCTCGGAGCCAGGATTGCGCACTACAACATGTGTTTGACCCCCAAGGTTGATTATTCTCTTGCTGATTAAAAGAACAAAACATACAGGatgtataaaaaattacaaGGCGCCTTAATCTGTGCATCTGATTACAACAAAGcatatacaattaaaattaaaataaataatttattttctgtttttttaatttttcatatcacTTGTATGTTTTTAGTTTAAGGTCATGTTTTTTAAACTACAGGAATCAATTGAAATGACTTTAATGTGAGAGAAAGCAACTGAAGCTTAAGATTCCTCCTACCAGTTTTGTCTGGGACATGCAATCCTGGCCGCAGTACTGTTGCAGATGAGCAAACAGTTGCATGGACATCGTATGTAACGCTTTCCTGGAGGTGGTCCCTTGATTggctataaaaaaaatccaaaatatcctTATCAACCTACCCCAAAATTGTTTAGATGTTTAATTACAGACATCATATAGAATAGAAGCTGCAGATGCAAATACCAAATTTCTTatccttttttttaacatagttgattattgtttattgaattattatctattaaatgtatttttaaggtctctctctctctctctctctctctctctttcctgAATAAACACTTAATGTGAACATACTGTTGCTTCATTGCAGACATTACACTTCACAACATGTTGGTTTTGCTTTCCTTCAACATTGATCAATGCTTGACAGACTTTGCAGTTGATCATGGGGATTCCCCCTTGTGGAGTGGGGGTGTAGGGTGGTGGCAACTCATCAGCAGGATAGGGTGGAGGCACCTGACCAGGAGGTGGAGCTATAATAAAGGTACTAATATGTGAATATTGCTATCTCAGGTCTACCATAACTATCTAGCTGGCATTATACATACACCTGATATTTGGTAAAAACCTTTCCTATCAAGTAATATTGGTTGACTATTTAATCATctctgatatatatttttaagatatgGTATCAGAAGTAAATCACTATGGCCCGTTGTATAGTTGTGATTGAAGTTTATTGTTTAACACAGTGTATTAtgcaataaaaatgttaatatcatTAAACTGTTTTAACAAATGCAATCCTATACTTTTACTCTGAGAAAATCAATTGAAACACAAATAAACGACGTATATCAACCATTCGCACATTTGTGTTATCATTGTAATATAGGCCTAACACAGGtttaataaaatgtatacaCAGGCATATATGTACACAGGTGTATAAACTTCCTCTTTAACACAAATCAAGTGTGACAACTGACAAAACTGTTGTTTTTAATACCTATTATACGAAAGATTTTACAAGGAATATCTCTGTTGTTACCTTGTGAAGAATAAATAGGTGGGGGTTCTGATATAACGTTCCGAAGCAAAGGCGCTCTTTCCTCCCCATCGGCCATCTTGATGACCGATAGAAAACTGAAATCACATGACTTAATCATGTGACCTGGTGATGGACTAcctatggcacgccaaattcgcAAAAAGATAGGAGGTCCCTATACTATAAAATCCATTTGATTTTAGCAGTATAGGTAGacatatataaatagatatCGTTCGTAATTTACAAAATTAGCTGGGGAGCGCCTATTGCAAAATTGAGTTAGATGTAAGCAATGTTTCACAGTTGATAAACTATATAGGTTAACGATTCGTCATCGTAATAGAATGGACTCAAAAcccgtggcttgagacgatgacgattcgttaactatatattttatctgtTAAACGTTTAACTGATTATTGACGTTATTTAAACTATAAATTACAAATGCaaatctaattttttctgtCTGTACAATGGATTTTGCTtatatttgtgtatatatatattcacatgtTTCACAAATTAAATTTGGCGTGTCATATTATTACAACACGTACCTAAAACTGACAGAGTTAGGAAAAATCTCAATTTTCCAAATCAGGATTGAGTGTTTTGATTTATAAACCATATTAAACTTAATTCTTTAATTATCAGGTTCATAATTATTTGTCTAAGCAGGTTCATAATTGAAGAACATTGGCAGATCAAGGAGAAATGTGTCTGGGGATGTTTTCtcctgaagattttaaattacgATGGGAAAATCTGGCAATTTTTTCTGTTCAAAGCTTTACGTTACACCCTTGCATATCTTTTCATTATCTAGATATATTcacaaatacatatgtatatgcaAAATTCACTGATGATTTCATATAATCAGTTTGATGGTTTGCagttgacctaatatggtttaAATACTGACGCAATCAGTAAATTCCATTATGGAGTAAATGCTGCTATTTTCTTTAAGCTAATAATGTGTTATAGTTATATTatcatttcattcattttcattttatttattctcatattgtat is part of the Magallana gigas chromosome 3, xbMagGiga1.1, whole genome shotgun sequence genome and harbors:
- the LOC105338362 gene encoding type 2 phosphatidylinositol 4,5-bisphosphate 4-phosphatase isoform X2 encodes the protein MAECAHETPYDNPDLNSPPPGQVPPPYPADELPPPYTPTPQGGIPMINCKVCQALINVEGKQNQHVVKCNVCNEATPIKGPPPGKRYIRCPCNCLLICNSTAARIACPRQNCKRIINLGGQTHVVVRNPGSERFTCGYCNQVFVFNSVGWSQLARCPHCRRVSSCDASNQKTRCAIYLILGIIFLGAGIGVTVGTYEMAHHSGGIYTVWIGAFVLGILFLVRAAYLGSIRVSPRAPPPS
- the LOC105338362 gene encoding type 2 phosphatidylinositol 4,5-bisphosphate 4-phosphatase isoform X1; translated protein: MIKSCDFSFLSVIKMADGEERAPLLRNVISEPPPIYSSQAPPPGQVPPPYPADELPPPYTPTPQGGIPMINCKVCQALINVEGKQNQHVVKCNVCNEATPIKGPPPGKRYIRCPCNCLLICNSTAARIACPRQNCKRIINLGGQTHVVVRNPGSERFTCGYCNQVFVFNSVGWSQLARCPHCRRVSSCDASNQKTRCAIYLILGIIFLGAGIGVTVGTYEMAHHSGGIYTVWIGAFVLGILFLVRAAYLGSIRVSPRAPPPS